The Argentina anserina chromosome 5, drPotAnse1.1, whole genome shotgun sequence genome includes the window ATTGAGAAGAAAAACGAATTTTTATTGAAGTCAAGccatattttttttgaatttatatgtttttgttgttgtgtttgATATGTTATCAATCTTTCTTAGAACATTTGACATTTAATATTATGAATGTAAATACGATGCAATCAAAATCGGAGACTTCAATTGTTGCATTTTTAGAATTATTTTGTGAGACACTTTTTCATGCTTTATAATTTATTggttaaaagaaaataattactaGTTAAAAAATAATCATGTTTACAAATTCCATGATTAAATCTCTTTTATCATCCAAACAAGTTATTTCTATAATCCATTCCCCAAATCCTTTCATTTTAAAAtctcatcaccttcaaaactCTTCACTTCTAAATCCCTTCACTTACAAATTCCTTGAAACCTCAAAGTCCCTTACCCAAATACGACAGTTCATAACAGAAGGGAAAAAGGGAGCAGACCCAAACCGACTTTGTAGTCGAGACTCATTCTGTGTTCGCAGCGATAGTGGCACTGGCAACATTCAGTTTCTTCCATGCTTTTGGTTCGATCATATGAGCTTCAGGGATGAAGAATCGAAGGAGAGAAAGGTAGAACCTTCCTGTTCACTTTTCCACCGACTCACTGATCACTCCTCTTTTTAGAAAACCTCCATCACCATTTGCACCGCCGAGAGTCATCAcactcctcctcttcttgtttTAGACAAACCGAGAAAGCTGTGCCTATCTCTGTAATCTCCCTATCTTACCTCTACACAACCTCAtctctggaaatttacatAGGTAAACAAATCCAAATCGTTGAGGATGCAGTGGGTCGGGTCTTTTTTTCAAGTACCATCTTTATAGCATCATAAATCCAGGTGAGTTTCTTTTAATCTGGGTTAGGGTGTTACAAAAAGATAGTAACTTTGTTGTGGTGGATAATTATAAGAGATTAAAGTCACAATATTTTGATACTAGTTTCTTGATACTAAATATCCATTAATTTTATCAAGTTGATGTTTTGGTTACATTTGTCATTGTTTCTAATTTAACGGGTTAATTTGCCTTAGCTAGACTGCCCATGCCAGACATGATGTTAATTTCAGATGGTATCCCTTGGGAAACAAATCACACATGATTATGTTTCTTGTTGCCTATTTCTTGTCAACTATCAAAGATCAAAATTCATCAGTCGGCGGTATCAACACATATGACTCGTAATTAGTAGAAACTGAAAAGAGAAGATTGGTGATATTCATTCAGTTGATAAATTAGAGGTGCTAAATGAAGATATCTGAAATCGAGTCCCTAGCTAGCTAACATACAATCATGGACTTGTTGGAAGACTCTCAGCCCTATCGACCCTGCTACATGTATAAGAATCATCAGAATAACCATaacttcctcctcctcctgcaTTTGGTCTTTGGTATTGGTATCTTGGACTAGTGCATGTCGAATTATGATGAGACTGGTTTTGACCCATTAAGCTCCTTACGCTCCCGGACTCGGATCTTCCCCCCGGAGACATAAGGGGCGGGGTGGGAGTGCCTAGACCACTACCTCTACTGTGGTTGTGGGGGTGTGAGTTTCTTGATAGGCTTCTAGACAATTGGTAATGACCAATTTGGTGTTGCTGGTACTGGTATCCTCCCACCTGGTGGTGACGGTGAGCaaagttttggttttggtaTTGTTGTAGATTAAGATTACTACAAATGCTTGGAGAGCTATGCACCTTATGCATAACAGGAGGAAGTGAAAATCGACTGGCCTGTAATATTTGGTTAGCTTCTTGTACCACCATATAATGATGTTCAGGCGATTCTGACTTGGGCGATGAACAAGCAGAGGAAAAGCTAGCGAGGGGGCTGTAGCTGGCTATGGGGCTACTACAATTCCCAATGCTGCTGATGCTTGCCAAGTGAGAGCTGCCTATGATTGTGGGTGTAGCTTGTTTCGATGAACGAACTATGCCATTGATGGCATCAATGTAGCGTTGCTCTAACTCCAAGGGATTATTACTATTATTGTTGCTTTCTATCATGATTGGCTTTGATGGAAACAAGAAAGTTCTTAGTCTTGGAGTCATGCCCTGATTTTCTTGTCTATTGTATTCATCGAACATGTGCTTTACATCTTCATCGCTTCGAACAGAGACTAAGGCATCCAAATCTTCTGGGACTAACTGGTACTTCAACACCATGTCCCCTTCAACTATTGCATTTACTTTCTTCATCAACTCTGCAATTTCATCAatcatcatcgtcatcatAAATTATTGtacatttcattttctttatatatagagagaaacaaattaagcatgcatgcatgaattaCATACCTGAAAATGTTGCATCATGGGACAAGGCAATGACACGAGTCTCGCCGCCGATGTACTTTAAAATGCCATCGGAAGGTCTCGGTAGGATTTTCCCTCCATAGCTGCACAACAACTTGATCCTATCCCTATTCTTCTTCGGTGATTCCAAACCAATTGATGCATTGTCTCGCCCACCCCCGTCACCAACTTCACATGCCATTTTTCATCTCATTAACGTCAAACAGCATTAACTATTaatctacatatatacaaattccttcctctcttcttcttcttgggcTCCAAAATTACCTCCCATTTGTAAATTCCTGCAATTCCAATTACCAATGaactcaaaaaaaaacataaactatGATTTTGATTGTAATTCAAATTACATTAAACTTAGGTTATCGTTTCTCTATTTAGCCAAACAAAAAGAAGGTATGTTCTTGGATGAGGCTTATATACTTGTATCAATGGATGAGGAGGTGCAGTTGAAGAagtgagaaggagaaggagagaatTGATATTAGAGTCACTTgtaaatttgtttctttttttattagtGAGGAAAGAATCCAAAATAGCAAAAAGTTTAGAGCCAAAGTTTAGTTTAGTTGTGTTTGAATAGAAGTTTGTTTTTTCAATGGATTTCCCTAAATCTCTCTCtttcattaattttaattccGTGCAAACAAATTGCACATTAGTTCATTTAGTTTGGTTTTgaaataatttgtttttttatgattACTTTGAGTTTCAAAATTTAGAAGTAAAGAATGAGAGTTCTCTCTGCTCTTGTGATCGAGTCGGCTGCATAGGATGGGCTCTCTTTTGGAGGCCCAATCATATTTGGGTTTGTATTTGGACTTGGGCGGTTGGTCCTAGCTAATTGGGTTTTGGTTCCTATGGGTTCGTGGTCACACATTTCTCGGGTTACTTTGGATTTCATGTTTGTGGTTTATTGACATTGAGATGGCTAAGTTTTTCTAAACTTAGTTATTTCGCATGGTTCTGTTACTGTTAAAGTCCTAGAGGATGTTCCTAGTTTATGTTGATGTACCTACATTACTAATGTATCACGTATCATTACTTTGCTGTACTTCAaacaaattttttaatttgatgGTAATATTTTTCTTCTGTGAAAAAATGGTGCACCACATTGCAAATTAATTCTATCATATTTAGTGACGTAGCCAGAAATTGTAAGATAAGAGGATCAAATTTAAGTAATAATACTAAGAAAATATGAACTTCATGTCATGATAAGTTTATTTTTCGAATCAAgaagtcaaaatagattgctTGCTAAGCGAACTGTACTAGAAATACAACACCCCTAAAGACCGACAGAAAGAATTACTCCCTCAACTACTAAACACCTAGCTAGCTATACGTAGGTACTCAACAGTCAGAATAACATTCACCTTCTCAGACACTTTATAGATTTTTAATATAAGCATGCCTCAACCATTTGGAAGCTTTTAAAATGATCCAACCAAGTAGATGAATACATGCCCTTCCCGAATCAGACTAGAATCCCTTCTTGGCCATAAAAATCGAGTCCAaccatataattttttttcttaagttATCATAAAAGCGTAACTTGAAACAAGGCTCACACAGTCTAACCCGAGTAAACCCTAATTTCACAAAAGCGTCGTTAACCAATTGGCACTAGCAATCCTTCCAAAGTGTTGCCACAAGAGTTTATGATATTTCTCGAATAAAGCCTTAATAgtactaatttttttaaatttgaaagtctGACTAGCTTGTTGTTGATAAGCAAAATAATAACATAAGGGATCATTTAGGGAACTAggcatacatatatttaataaactaaatatatgaatataaaaattaatataataaaaaatatcagTAATCAGGAATATGTGATAAAACGAACAAGGGAGACAAAGCGCAGTTGAAATTGTGAAATTCTTGAAAAAACAACATTTATAATgctcaaagaaaaataatgagCTAGTGAGGAGAATATGGATGAATGGTTGAAGTCCTTTATCTCAATTAGCTAGTTTTCTAACCAATCACATCTTGAGTTTCAAAGTTGATGAGGAACTACCTTTATTGCCCTAGTGTGGCTATGCTAATGAGTTAGATAACTAAATTCGATTTCTCTAAAGGCTGATATAGAAAAATAAGCACAACTGAAGTGGCAATGACAAGATTCCAAGATAGGAAAGTAGGGGTACCTACTTTAATATATGAATTTGTGTGGTTGTCCGTCAGACTTGAATGAAGCTTTCGAATACAAATATGGGGTGCAATATGAAACCTAAACTCCTAATTACAATCATCATCTACATTATAACCCGCATTACtctattttctttaaaatggagaaataactgaaaaaaaataatccaATTAGAAGGACAAATAGTTACCTATTTAACAATGAGATTACAACAAAAGGAGGAGTGAAGTTGTTGTGAAGTCTTCTATGTATGTTGGTGTAGTGTAGTGACTTGAGCGCTCATTGTCACCCAATAAATGATTTTCAAATGGTATTGTGCATAACTTTGCTAGAGTAGTTAATTTAGATGATTGAACCAAAATCGTTTGGAGATTAATTAGAACTGAATTAAAAATTTCAGTGTTTTTTTAACAACATAGGTTGAAGAACTATACTAGCAGTTTTTCACATTGTGAATTACCATGCTTTTGATTCTTTATTTCATAAAGGTGGAGTTGGGAGGCTTGGGTGGTGAGAAGGGTTTGTTCCTAATTGATCAGGTCACCTCACCGAATATGGTTGCTAAGGAGATATTGGGGTatgttcataaaacatgtAGTCGTTCAGTTGGTTTCAGAGTTTAGTCTTATTATTTTGGTTCTCAAGTTTGATTTCTTAAAAGTGGTCAAGGAAGTGCAAAGTGTTGAGATTGATGCTAagataaaatttaattattcaCACTTCATCCCTcttcttttgttcttgtttatAGGGATGCTAAGATAGTAGCTGAAAATTAtgctaaattttcttttcaatttggttCTTGTATTTGGTTGTATGGTGTGGTCAAATCTTAATAAAATGCACCGACATAAATGACAATTAAAAatctataaaattataaaatatgcCACACTCTCAACGTCATGTGCATCTCTCTATCCCTTTCTCTTTGCAAATTCATGGATGCTGCTAGACCTGACAAGTTCATGATGCGACGGTGGCACTTGATGGCTGGAGTTATGTCTAAGTAAAAGCAATGGTCATAATCGCATATCAACTTTTTTGAATCTGACTATGAAGACAGAAAACCCATGAAGTTTACAGCGTCCATGGTGGCGAAGAAAGGGTGAGTgatgtgttatgactatggACCTGAGATTGATTAAGGTAATTTGATTTGAACTcatttttttaagtgaaaattgaaaagatgttGGTTTATTAGTAAACGTTTCGCAAGTTTGAGTGAAATAGGAGAGATGGGTCTAGAAGTGCTAACCTAGTGCGTAAACCCTCTATAACTCAGTACCATACTGAGGGTCAATAACTCAGTATTCTATTGAAAGTCAATATCATACAGAGGATTAGTAGCACTATTAAGGTGAGTTTTAAGGTGCGTTCTGCAAAGAGCCTTCGCCCCAAGAGCCCAACAGATGTTTGGGAACGGCGTTAGTTTTGTCTTTAGCATAATAGTAGTTGTGGTGAAATTATACGAGTCACAGTGTAGAATTTCACTGCCTTTCACCACCCGCACGAGGAGGTCATGTTCTTATTTCGCATGAGAATGAACCCTATCGCCGACATCGGCATCATCCAAATCGGATCTGAAACCTAAGCCATCAGATGCCTAGAGTTACTGGAAAGCAATCGTTGGTTGCAGCCACAACAAGCATATCTCACCCAACCTAATCAACGGTGCTTCTGATGAAATTGTTAATCTGCCCATTTGCCCTTCCCAGATTAGTTCATTTGAACGGGTGAGGAAGATCTGTTGATATTGTTAATCTACCCAGTCGCCGACGCCATCATCGTCTTCTTCCACCTCTTCTTTGCCTCTCGTTTTCGACTATCTGATCCGTACGGGCTCGCCCCCAAAATCCTCAATTGCATCAACCATTTGATGGATCAAACTATAACATCCGATCGCGAGAGGCATGCAACTTCTTTCCAGAACGTCGGGGAACCGAAATCCAAATACTGTGTTTGCGGCTCCATCTCAAACACAGTAGCTGAGTTCATCTTAACAACCACACACGTGTGGCAATGTCAAACTTACCCTCCTCCACTTCCATAACTAACCCAAGCCATTTAATTTGACTAATTCACCTGCATATCACGTGACTTTTTTTAATTCTCAAACGTCTGAGCAGTTAACAGATATTAGTGGGACCAACTGACTTGCACAATAACTAGTCGACACgtatgaaaaaatttgattggGCTCTTGAAGCGTGGGCGCTTAACAGAACGTTCCGAGTTTTAATAGCTTTCCTGTTTCATAAAGATATTTTCGAGCATTCATATGTAGATTCAAATTCTCTGTATTAGGGTCTTACCTACTTACTATTGGTGATTCATTATTTGAATGGTAAGAGGGTGAAAGTTATAATTCTACTGAAGCGCAGCGGCACccacaaaaattaaattaccaAGAGGAAGTGATGGCCAAGGCATCAACCTATCATACTAAAACAATATTGGCAATCGCTAGCCTcccaagaaaagaagaaaataacgTACAAGACACTACAAATAAATATCGTTATGTATAAAATATATGGAGGatattttagtaattacacCATAGAATAACATGAATAATAATGTGCTAGTGGTACAAACAAATAAAAGGTTGTACCATTAGAAATAGTGGGTTGAAACTTGAATTATGTAAGAGTGAATTTATTTGCACATCTATTTTACTATATAGAGTTATAGACCTCCAAAGATTTTTGTTACTATTATCTCcttggaaaaagaaaaaaaacagtcCAAATAAACTTATAAAACAAAAGAGAACAAAAAAGTGAGAGTTCTTGTTTTTCCATTCTTCATCCTCCGGAATTCTACACATGTCGtgtatctttctttttttggatGGATgagttgatttaattatggAGCCCCCATTGCCATCGGTGATTATGTACATTGCATTGTAGACTCTTAAGTAAcaaaatcatccaaattttcttcttcctttaacCCTAAACACATTCAATTTCAATATACTGCAATTTTTCAATTACTTATCACTATTTACATTGCTCATCCTATTATGGTTTTACATCTCCCAAATTAGTTACATGACTTACATGATTTACATCACAAAATAGGAAAGGTACATGGCACAACATTAAACCTAGAATACTATAATGATAGAATCCATCCAATTGACCCACaatgatcatatatattgattaaaTGTTGATATGATTTTGAAGTTGTTAGTTAGTTTTCTTTTGCGTATTCATTATCCATGTTTTCATACTGAGATGAGAGATAGATGATGaataaaagagagaaaagcaCCCATGATAGACTTAAAACACAATAAACATtgacaaggaaagagaaaacGTAGGATTAGAATATCACTATTTTTGGGAGTATAAGAAGTTTCTCTTGTCTCTAGCTCTGCTAGGGTTCCACTGGCTGCACAATCCCTcgaaaatattttcaaaattggTCGAAAACAGTGAATCCTCAAATGGATGGGCGGGATCTCATCATTCCCATCTCTCGTCTTCGTTTGAGGGCGATGATGTTGCTCTCTGTTAAGGTCTAGGATTATCTTAACTTGTCTTCTATGGGTCAATGGTGGGGCACTCGATGTAGGTCTGTGTGGTAATGCTATCAAAGCTAATACCTCTTCTACTTTTCTTCAAACTATGTGAGAGGTTAGTGAGGGGTTTTTATGCTTTGGCCGGGTTCTAAAATTGATAAGCTTTGGCCTACTAGTGAAGTAGTCGATCTTGTGCCAAGCAGCGGTGGGGACATCGAGGATGGCTCTTTTGCCGCATTTCATTCTGGATCTACTAGATTTTGGATGGAGGTCGGCGTTTTTGCTCTGTGTGGTGCCTTATTTTCTCAGGCGTCGTGGCAGCTTGGCGGCGGTTTAAAGCTGACAGTCTATGATGTCGATGATGACTTGGGGATATCGGCGACTCATGGCTGGTTCTCAAATTGTTAATACTCTTGGATTTGTTGGACTTGGGCCTTAGTTGCTAAggattcagttttttttttactgttgGTGGGTTTGGGCTTGGAGGGTTGCTCTCAATTTGGACTTGTCTAATGCTGAAAGCTGGATTAACTATTTGGTTGGATTGGTTCTTTATAGCCCATAACAAGATGTAATCTTGAGTGGAGGATAGTCTTGATTAACTTGGTTGCAACTTTTTTCCTTATCTTCTAAGTGTTTCAAGGCTACCGAAATAAATGTACTTTACACAGTCTGTAGAAGATGAAGTTACATTTGTTTATTTAGGATTTAGGGGTAGTCGTTACTGCTTATACTATTCACTGAGTCTTTAATCGAATTGTCATTGTACTAAAAAGAGAAATTAACAACAATAATAAGGGGAAGGGGGTTCTATTTGCACCTCCTATATTGTTGTTTGTACCTCTATTGCTAAATGAACCTCCCAATTAATTTTAACttttacaaataactaaataCACGTCCTCTTGTTTACCATAATACCTTCTTGTTCCGGGGTTCTATTTGCACCTCCTATATTGTTGTTTGTACCTCTATTGCTAAATGAACCTCCCAATTAATTTGAACttttacaaataactaaataCATGTCCTCTTGTTTACCATAATACCTTCTTGTTCCCTAACTGATttttcgtcttcttcttcttcttcttcttcttcttctttatcaagggtttcaatttcttcccaatttgaattagtttttttatttttgttaaattccAATTTGCACCAATTGCAATTAAAGCTCAGATAGTCGTTGACTTTTCTGGCAATAATGATTCACGTCCCCAGTGAGGAGAAAAGTTTGACAAATTTTGGGGGATTTTGGTTGATTTGGAGACTTTAGGTGTTTTTGGAGACGAATGAGAAGGAGGAGCAACAAAAGGGAGGTAAGAGAGTGTTTGAGCGGTGGGGTAGGATAGGAAGTAAGGATGTTAATTTTGATATTTGTTTATTCTTTATCTATATTTTCATGTGAGTTGAAAAAATCAAACACATATAGAAAATTGAGgtacaaaaaataatttaagagGTGCAAATAGAACCTCATCACTTAATAAAGACTTGAGGGCAGCCGCAGTAAAGGGAAAAATTGACCGTTCAAGTAAAAAGTATTATTATTGAGGTTCATATAATAAAAGTGGAGGTGAAACTGGAAAATACGTATTACCACGAATTGTTTTTtccaaaatatatatcaagcaCTCAAGAATAAGTCAGGCTGCATTTTCCTCAGTTGATTGCATCCGGACCATGCATGGCACGGTGCTCTCCATATGCAACTCGCTCTTTCGTAACATaagtttataaaaatatagaaaattaACTTATAAATGACTAACCTCCATCAAGAATTTTGTCACACCCTATACGCTAAACCTACTTATAATTAACTAACATCATATAAAATCATTTTATATCCCAAtagctttaaaaaaaattaaaaactgaCTTCTTATAAAATTATGGGTGATTCTAGTTGCAGCTCACTTTTTGCTATTTGTACCTCCATTCTATTTTAGTATGATATTTATTTCCATTTGACATATTTTCCCCTTTGTTTACAACTCATTGaaacattattatttgagaaCACTTTTATATTATGGCTTCTCTAAATGATATCCTTGAATATATAACTAAAACATATACATTGATAGAGAAATATTTAACTGGAGaagcataatatatatatatatatatatatattgattgaaCGTAAATAGTAACTGAATTTCTAAATGATTACTCTTCCCAATTATCAAACTGGCAAGATATTGTTGTATTGAAATAGAACATAGCTATTGATAGAAATAAAAGGGGCAAAAAAGGATGATTTTGGGAAAAACAATTAAATGGAGGTACAAATAGAAATTAGGGAGGTGCAACTAGAATCACTATAAAATTATTCTATAACCCAACccgttttcaaaaaaaaactttattgGATATTTGGTGCACTATTTGGAAAAATTCTTCAAGGCACCTAAGTACTGTAATAAGCTCCCTACTATTTACGAAAATtttcccaaaaacaaaaaaccgaaataaaagcTTGCTTCGTGTTGATTTGTAAAACCACATTTGCAGTGGTGTTGCCCGATTCAACTGTCTCAGCATTGTCCCAATCTCCAATAAATTTTGGGATCCTCGAACCATACAACCTAGGCCTATGACCCTGCAACATTGAAACTTATAAAAATTGGTgtatataaaaattaggtgtGGGCATAAAAAGCCGAAATCTCAATCCCGtaccgaaattcatagggatggGATGAGACTGAAGTCTAAAAACGTATGACTCATCCCGATCCCATCTCGTTTCATTATGCTGGGATGGAACGTGGGACGAAACATTTATGACCCGCTTAGTCTAGTCTCGTCCCACAATTACATAACTTCTAATCTAGACCATTGAatatctcatcatcatcatcatcattaatTTCCAAGCAATTAGGGATGGTTGCAACTAATAATCGATGTTTAAGGTTGAAGGGGAAGTTTAAGTGATGTTTAGAGTTGAAAACCGGAattgtttatatttttttgaatgaaaattgtttatatttttgtgTTATCAATGTTAGAGTTTGATAATTGGCAATTGTGTGTGTGATGATTAGGTTCCATCCAAAGCTTTGGAACAACCATATGTTTGATATGTGTAACTTTGTTTTGTGACTATTTCAGTTTCAATGAATTGTTTAGGAGTT containing:
- the LOC126795666 gene encoding uncharacterized protein LOC126795666 — its product is MACEVGDGGGRDNASIGLESPKKNRDRIKLLCSYGGKILPRPSDGILKYIGGETRVIALSHDATFSELMKKVNAIVEGDMVLKYQLVPEDLDALVSVRSDEDVKHMFDEYNRQENQGMTPRLRTFLFPSKPIMIESNNNSNNPLELEQRYIDAINGIVRSSKQATPTIIGSSHLASISSIGNCSSPIASYSPLASFSSACSSPKSESPEHHYMVVQEANQILQASRFSLPPVMHKVHSSPSICSNLNLQQYQNQNFAHRHHQVGGYQYQQHQIGHYQLSRSLSRNSHPHNHSRGSGLGTPTPPLMSPGGRSESGSVRSLMGQNQSHHNSTCTSPRYQYQRPNAGGGGSYGYSDDSYTCSRVDRAESLPTSP